From the genome of Calditrichota bacterium, one region includes:
- the secE gene encoding preprotein translocase subunit SecE, with protein sequence MFRKLNKFIQEVKQEMSKVSWPGKEELKGTTRVVIMVTLVLTLFIFAVDKILEAILNFIF encoded by the coding sequence ATGTTTCGAAAACTAAATAAGTTCATTCAGGAAGTAAAACAGGAAATGTCTAAGGTAAGTTGGCCTGGCAAAGAAGAACTAAAGGGTACGACGAGAGTGGTGATTATGGTGACGTTGGTGCTGACTCTGTTCATTTTTGCCGTTGATAAAATTTTAGAAGCCATATTAAATTTCATATTTTAG